From the Caballeronia sp. NK8 genome, one window contains:
- a CDS encoding cupin domain-containing protein — translation MSDPHHQHVDWREHGVKVIKGDQLDTNTPQTPGMNRAAAINAARVGAQKIWAGTVTIHPNAKTGAHHHGALESVIYVVHGQARMRWGEHLEFTAEAGPGDFIFVPPYVPHQEINASTDDPLECVLVRSDNEAVVVNLNIDAVEQPEAVYWVDPIHKHPHDH, via the coding sequence ATGAGCGACCCACATCATCAGCATGTTGATTGGCGCGAACACGGCGTCAAGGTCATCAAGGGCGATCAGCTCGACACCAACACCCCACAGACGCCGGGCATGAACCGCGCGGCCGCGATCAACGCGGCGCGCGTCGGCGCGCAGAAAATCTGGGCCGGCACGGTCACGATCCATCCGAACGCGAAGACCGGCGCGCATCATCACGGCGCGCTCGAAAGCGTCATCTATGTCGTGCACGGCCAGGCGCGCATGCGCTGGGGCGAGCACCTCGAATTCACCGCCGAGGCCGGTCCCGGCGACTTCATTTTCGTGCCGCCCTACGTGCCGCACCAGGAAATCAACGCCAGCACCGACGATCCCCTCGAATGCGTGCTCGTGCGCAGCGATAACGAAGCGGTGGTGGTGAACCTGAATATCGATGCCGTGGAGCAGCCCGAGGCGGTCTACTGGGTCGATCCCATTCACAAGCATCCACACGATCACTGA